From Verrucomicrobiia bacterium, a single genomic window includes:
- a CDS encoding pseudouridine synthase: protein MQKYLADAGIASRRAGEQMILEGRVAVNGQSITALGAKVDEAHDQVSVDGQLVRPKRKIYLALNKPRGLVCSRKDEFERPTIYGLLPREWGHLHSVGRLDFNSEGLLFLTNDGQLSLRLTHPRYGMHKRYLATVEGRVQEQTLRLFTRGISHQGEKLKAEKARIISAGTSQSVVELDLAEGKYREVRRLFESQGISVKRLQRIQIGNIKLGELRPGRWRTLTSAEIKSLLS from the coding sequence TTGCAAAAATATCTTGCCGATGCCGGGATTGCTTCCAGGCGGGCCGGGGAGCAGATGATTCTGGAGGGACGCGTGGCGGTCAACGGCCAATCCATCACGGCTTTAGGCGCCAAGGTCGATGAGGCGCATGACCAGGTCTCGGTCGATGGCCAACTCGTCCGCCCGAAACGCAAAATTTATCTCGCGTTGAATAAGCCGCGCGGGTTGGTTTGCTCACGAAAAGACGAATTCGAGCGCCCGACAATTTACGGGCTGCTGCCCAGAGAATGGGGCCACTTGCACTCGGTTGGACGGTTGGATTTCAATAGCGAGGGCCTGCTCTTTCTGACCAATGACGGCCAGTTGAGCCTGCGGCTGACCCATCCACGCTACGGCATGCACAAGCGCTACCTGGCAACCGTCGAGGGCCGGGTCCAGGAGCAGACCTTGCGCCTGTTCACGCGCGGAATCTCGCATCAGGGCGAAAAACTGAAGGCCGAAAAGGCGCGAATCATTTCCGCCGGAACCTCTCAAAGTGTCGTTGAACTCGATTTAGCTGAAGGCAAATATCGCGAAGTGCGGCGGCTCTTCGAGTCCCAGGGCATTTCTGTGAAGCGTTTGCAACGCATTCAGATTGGCAACATCAAATTGGGCGAGCTGCGCCCGGGCAGATGGCGGACATTGACATCAGCCGAAATTAAATCTCTACTGAGCTAA
- a CDS encoding outer membrane beta-barrel protein, whose translation MKKIVASVGLVALGASAIQSACAQDLGTPDTSKPWSISVALRGFYDDNPGTLPNDTPTPAGYHRSSFGFQVSPQAALAWSVENTTVSLGVLYSMIYYENKPVFSTSHIDQDFTFTGNLTHDFSEQLHARVTDSFVIGQEPDMLRAGNAFSTFYRVSGDNIRNYGTIALDAQLTPVFGLSLGYDNAYYHYVANGATAVPVGPFEDVIQPSIAGVLNRDENRAHIEGTFQLQPETKALLGYQFSDFDYMGDEYIGGFIPAFGPPVGLITSRMRDNREHTVYVGIEHNFLPNLTAAVRAGGSYTDYYNDPSTKASYTPYVNATLKYTYAPGSFIEGGFSYDRNATDIVGFSFNGTGSDFTTDAESAVVFLTLQHQLLGNLFLNLNGQFQNSIYNGGAFNNDAEQFYMAGIDLQYRFTAFFSGDVGYSYDRLESSIMGRAFDENRVYVGVTATY comes from the coding sequence ATGAAAAAAATCGTTGCCTCCGTCGGTTTGGTTGCGCTCGGCGCGTCTGCAATTCAATCTGCCTGTGCCCAGGATTTGGGGACTCCGGATACCTCGAAGCCCTGGAGCATCTCGGTCGCGCTCCGTGGCTTTTATGATGATAACCCGGGCACACTCCCGAACGATACCCCCACTCCCGCGGGGTACCATCGAAGCTCGTTCGGTTTCCAGGTGAGCCCCCAGGCCGCCTTGGCGTGGTCTGTGGAGAATACCACTGTGAGCCTCGGTGTGCTTTATTCGATGATTTATTACGAGAATAAACCCGTCTTCAGCACCAGCCATATCGACCAGGATTTCACCTTCACCGGCAACCTCACCCACGATTTCAGCGAACAACTCCATGCGCGGGTCACGGATTCGTTCGTGATCGGCCAGGAACCTGACATGCTGCGCGCCGGCAATGCGTTCTCCACGTTTTATCGCGTCTCAGGCGACAACATCCGCAACTACGGCACCATCGCTTTGGATGCCCAGCTTACGCCTGTGTTTGGGCTGAGCCTGGGCTACGATAATGCCTATTACCATTATGTGGCCAATGGGGCGACCGCTGTGCCAGTGGGCCCCTTTGAGGATGTCATTCAACCCAGTATCGCCGGTGTGCTGAATCGGGATGAGAATCGCGCTCACATCGAGGGCACATTCCAACTGCAACCCGAGACCAAGGCCCTTTTGGGGTATCAATTCTCTGATTTCGATTACATGGGTGATGAATACATCGGTGGGTTCATTCCGGCGTTTGGCCCTCCAGTTGGCCTCATCACCAGCCGGATGCGCGACAACCGCGAGCACACGGTTTATGTGGGTATCGAGCACAATTTCCTGCCGAACTTAACCGCAGCCGTTCGCGCCGGCGGCAGCTATACGGATTATTATAACGATCCCAGCACCAAGGCCAGCTACACGCCTTACGTGAACGCGACACTGAAGTACACCTACGCTCCGGGCAGCTTCATCGAGGGCGGTTTTTCTTATGACCGCAATGCAACCGACATTGTCGGTTTCAGTTTCAACGGAACCGGTAGTGATTTCACGACCGATGCCGAGTCAGCGGTGGTGTTCCTGACGCTGCAGCATCAGCTTCTGGGCAACCTCTTTTTGAACCTCAACGGCCAATTCCAGAACTCGATTTACAACGGCGGCGCGTTCAACAACGACGCCGAACAGTTTTACATGGCGGGCATCGACCTGCAGTACCGGTTCACCGCCTTCTTCTCGGGCGATGTTGGTTACAGCTATGACCGGTTGGAATCCAGCATCATGGGCCGTGCCTTTGATGAGAATCGAGTTTACGTTGGCGTTACCGCCACATATTAG
- a CDS encoding LysM peptidoglycan-binding domain-containing protein, whose protein sequence is MTRSAGLVRVALGLLLIFSLGGCMPAASQLDEEREPHFLAGKSRISTMDFQGAMEAFEQALQVNPQSASAHFELACLCDQKESDPAAAIYHYDCYLKLRPGAENAGVVKERIMKCKQQLAQTVSLGPVSEKVQHDLQELTQENQRLTEQNRVLKAQLDSWQAYAARLDALTNQPPAAIPSRAPSLVAAPIPTNLAEAPTAPTTHRTHTVKPGETPILIAKRYGIRLNALLAANPGLDPRRLRVGQNLNVPGR, encoded by the coding sequence ATGACTCGTTCGGCTGGTCTGGTTCGTGTTGCCCTAGGTCTGCTGCTCATTTTTTCCCTGGGCGGCTGCATGCCCGCAGCCAGCCAGTTGGATGAAGAACGAGAACCCCACTTCCTCGCCGGCAAAAGCCGAATCAGCACGATGGATTTTCAGGGGGCGATGGAGGCCTTCGAACAGGCCCTTCAGGTCAATCCCCAATCGGCTTCTGCTCATTTCGAACTCGCCTGCCTTTGCGACCAAAAAGAGTCCGACCCCGCCGCCGCTATTTATCATTATGATTGTTACCTCAAGCTGCGCCCGGGCGCTGAGAATGCCGGGGTGGTCAAAGAGCGCATTATGAAATGCAAACAGCAGTTGGCGCAAACCGTCTCTCTGGGGCCAGTGTCCGAAAAAGTGCAGCACGACCTGCAAGAACTCACGCAGGAGAATCAAAGACTCACCGAACAAAATCGGGTTTTGAAAGCTCAACTGGATAGCTGGCAAGCTTACGCCGCGCGCCTCGATGCGCTCACCAACCAACCACCCGCTGCCATCCCATCCAGAGCCCCTTCTCTTGTCGCTGCGCCTATTCCAACCAACCTTGCCGAGGCTCCCACTGCGCCAACCACTCACCGCACCCACACCGTCAAACCCGGCGAAACCCCCATCCTCATCGCAAAGAGATATGGAATCCGGCTCAACGCTCTCCTGGCCGCCAACCCGGGACTCGACCCGCGCCGATTGCGCGTCGGCCAGAACTTGAACGTGCCCGGTCGATGA
- a CDS encoding SH3 domain-containing protein, whose translation MKMTCWLFLSTMLSTGLLAQQATDAPPAAPIQSPELAPAITNAPGPTQENSTNAPAVKAPKRKHSPRKHSASAARKKDPAAELRTVPLVAGPAVVDANHVNVRGQAKLKSEVVTRLSKGQTVTVLEEITRNHSGPSEPSAWAKILLPTNTHVWVKSSYIDATNQTVLARKLNLRSGPGENYSVLGRLKRGDSVKAVGAKNDWTQIEPPADAYAFVAAQFLKQEPAETAPTPAAPAEPPAAPATVAEATPLAPAPAANPAPAPAIENPAPTNAPPETPMVTTPAPEEPPPKRIVQHEGVVRGTFSIQAPTHFELISPENGRVIDYLYTTSPNLDLRRYKGLRIIVTGEEALEERWGNTPVITIQKIQVLDDFSPLPNGAGQPN comes from the coding sequence ATGAAAATGACCTGTTGGCTTTTTTTAAGCACGATGCTTTCGACCGGCTTGCTGGCTCAGCAGGCGACCGACGCGCCGCCCGCTGCGCCCATCCAGAGCCCCGAGTTGGCCCCAGCCATTACCAATGCCCCCGGCCCAACCCAGGAGAACTCGACAAACGCCCCGGCCGTCAAAGCGCCCAAACGCAAACACTCTCCCAGGAAACACAGCGCAAGTGCCGCCAGAAAAAAAGACCCCGCCGCTGAATTGAGAACGGTGCCGCTGGTAGCCGGCCCGGCGGTCGTGGATGCCAACCATGTCAATGTGCGCGGGCAAGCCAAACTGAAGAGCGAAGTGGTCACGCGATTGAGCAAAGGCCAGACCGTCACGGTGCTGGAAGAGATTACTCGAAACCACTCAGGACCCAGCGAACCCTCCGCCTGGGCCAAAATCCTTCTGCCAACCAATACGCATGTTTGGGTCAAGTCCTCCTATATCGACGCGACAAACCAAACGGTTCTGGCCAGGAAACTCAATCTGCGCAGCGGCCCCGGGGAGAATTATAGTGTGTTGGGCCGATTGAAGCGCGGGGATTCCGTCAAGGCCGTTGGGGCTAAGAACGACTGGACGCAAATCGAACCGCCGGCTGATGCCTACGCGTTTGTCGCCGCCCAATTCCTGAAGCAGGAGCCGGCGGAGACTGCGCCAACGCCTGCCGCCCCTGCCGAACCGCCCGCTGCCCCGGCGACCGTCGCCGAGGCCACTCCGCTGGCCCCTGCTCCTGCCGCTAACCCGGCTCCGGCGCCGGCCATCGAGAACCCGGCTCCAACCAATGCCCCGCCAGAAACGCCGATGGTTACAACTCCAGCGCCCGAGGAGCCGCCACCCAAGCGCATCGTGCAGCACGAAGGCGTGGTGCGCGGCACCTTCAGCATCCAGGCCCCCACGCATTTCGAGCTCATCAGCCCTGAAAATGGCCGGGTGATTGATTATCTCTACACCACCTCGCCAAACCTCGACCTGCGCCGCTACAAAGGCTTGCGCATCATCGTCACGGGCGAGGAAGCCCTCGAAGAACGCTGGGGAAATACACCCGTCATTACCATCCAGAAAATTCAGGTCCTGGACGATTTTTCCCCGCTGCCTAATGGCGCCGGCCAACCTAATTGA
- a CDS encoding polysaccharide biosynthesis tyrosine autokinase: protein MDPSKTPPPQEAKLHFLDYWRIIRIRKTVILAVFLLVVITATLVTFILPESFSSKARIKVERDQTDISGVMGNQPMLGVYDPYFIQTEFEVIQSEVILGDVIKDLNLQETWGKKYNNGQPFTRTEAMTWIKNHLDLRPVRNTSLIEIVYYSESPQEASDLANKIAETYRKHRVQERQSLTQGGIKALEERIGEQESTVDKQQQVVDDLRDKLKISDPLGSSEAPTMMLSAETLRHIEGIRIESQAEFVGAKTLLDSLKGLPPDKLAQAIPTTGVQDSLLSGLLEQLTLADQKLVAAEKQLGPKNTEYATISAQVDDINKKIRERVDGIVLGLDIKAGALQQRLIDLSNEVTAATQKDINKSTESRPYWEAKRKLEEYQRFRQVLYMKIASEKTELDLPRASMVEIVDRAVPGIKPVRPNKTLNIALGIIIGLVVGVGLAFFIEYLDTSVKTIDDVERTLGAPVLGVIPQNVGLLTEEGGESPHAEAYRVLRTNLLFSRKDDKLNTVAVVSAGAGEGKSTTVFNLAAVFAQSGQRVLMVDSDLRRPTLHKMLHVSNSIGLTNYLLKQNTLEEVIQTSNLPSLDFMASGKLPSSSLGILSSAQMRDLITELKQHYDFVFFDSPPVMGVSDASILASEVDMTLQVIQYRRYPQPMNIRAKQLIEKVGGNLIGIVLNNINMSQDESYYYYSGYYHDYYTHNEEEPAAPVKGGNGEKDKLEIKQRY, encoded by the coding sequence ATGGATCCATCGAAAACACCACCGCCGCAGGAGGCCAAGCTTCACTTCCTGGATTATTGGCGCATTATTCGTATTCGCAAGACGGTCATCCTGGCGGTTTTTTTGCTGGTAGTGATTACCGCCACCCTGGTGACATTCATTCTGCCCGAGTCGTTCTCAAGCAAGGCCCGCATTAAAGTCGAGCGCGACCAGACGGACATCTCCGGGGTGATGGGCAACCAGCCAATGCTGGGCGTTTATGATCCTTATTTCATCCAAACCGAGTTCGAAGTGATCCAATCCGAGGTTATCCTCGGCGATGTCATCAAGGACCTCAATCTGCAGGAAACCTGGGGCAAGAAATATAATAATGGGCAGCCCTTCACGCGCACTGAGGCCATGACCTGGATCAAAAACCATTTGGATTTGCGGCCCGTCCGCAACACCAGCCTCATCGAGATCGTCTATTACAGCGAGAGCCCCCAGGAGGCCTCCGACCTTGCCAACAAAATCGCTGAAACTTATCGCAAGCACCGTGTGCAAGAGCGCCAGAGCCTGACTCAGGGCGGCATTAAAGCCCTCGAAGAGCGCATCGGCGAACAGGAGAGCACAGTGGACAAGCAGCAGCAGGTCGTCGATGACCTGCGCGATAAACTTAAGATTTCCGACCCCCTCGGCTCATCGGAGGCCCCAACCATGATGCTCTCGGCGGAAACCTTGCGCCACATTGAAGGAATTCGCATCGAAAGCCAGGCTGAGTTCGTTGGGGCCAAGACGTTGCTGGACAGCTTGAAGGGCCTGCCTCCCGACAAACTGGCCCAGGCTATTCCGACCACCGGGGTGCAGGACTCCCTGTTGTCGGGGTTGCTCGAACAATTGACCCTTGCCGATCAAAAGCTGGTTGCCGCTGAGAAGCAATTAGGGCCAAAGAACACAGAGTATGCGACCATCAGCGCTCAGGTCGATGACATCAACAAGAAGATTAGAGAACGTGTGGACGGTATTGTCCTTGGGCTGGACATCAAGGCTGGCGCGCTCCAGCAGCGCCTGATTGACTTGAGCAACGAGGTCACCGCAGCGACCCAAAAGGACATCAACAAGTCCACCGAGAGCCGCCCGTATTGGGAAGCCAAGCGCAAACTCGAGGAGTACCAACGATTCCGCCAGGTCCTCTATATGAAGATCGCCTCGGAAAAGACCGAGTTGGATTTACCCAGGGCCTCGATGGTGGAAATTGTGGACCGCGCCGTGCCCGGCATCAAACCTGTTCGCCCCAACAAGACGCTCAATATAGCTTTAGGCATTATCATCGGGCTGGTGGTCGGGGTCGGGTTGGCCTTCTTCATTGAATACCTCGATACCAGCGTGAAGACCATCGACGATGTCGAACGCACCTTGGGCGCCCCCGTGCTGGGCGTTATCCCGCAGAATGTCGGCTTGCTCACCGAAGAGGGAGGAGAAAGCCCGCATGCGGAGGCCTATCGCGTGCTGCGCACCAATCTGCTATTCTCGCGAAAGGACGACAAGCTCAACACGGTGGCGGTCGTCAGCGCGGGCGCCGGCGAAGGCAAATCCACGACCGTGTTCAACCTGGCAGCCGTCTTTGCCCAGAGCGGCCAGCGGGTGCTCATGGTGGACTCCGACTTGAGGCGGCCCACCCTGCACAAGATGCTCCATGTCAGCAACAGCATCGGGCTGACCAATTATCTTCTGAAGCAAAACACGCTCGAAGAAGTCATCCAGACCTCCAATCTGCCGAGCCTCGACTTTATGGCGAGCGGCAAATTGCCGAGCAGCTCGCTGGGCATTCTCAGTTCGGCCCAGATGCGCGATTTGATCACTGAATTGAAGCAACATTATGACTTTGTCTTTTTCGACTCTCCCCCTGTCATGGGCGTGAGTGACGCCTCCATCCTGGCCAGCGAAGTCGATATGACCTTGCAAGTCATCCAGTATCGGCGGTACCCGCAACCGATGAATATTCGCGCCAAGCAGTTGATCGAGAAGGTAGGCGGCAACCTCATCGGCATCGTGCTGAACAACATCAATATGTCGCAGGATGAGAGCTACTATTATTACAGCGGGTATTACCACGATTATTACACGCATAATGAAGAGGAGCCCGCTGCGCCCGTAAAAGGCGGCAATGGCGAGAAAGACAAACTTGAAATCAAACAAAGATATTGA
- a CDS encoding FHA domain-containing protein, translating to MVQFKILSGKQAGATWVARRFPVQVGRGSQNGLRLEEDGVWEKHFVLDCDAAEGFILRTEAQALVRVNGQAVERLSLRNGDLVQLGSASLQFWLGDTRQRALGLREAVSWASICLVTLAQIALLYWLLQ from the coding sequence ATGGTCCAATTCAAAATCCTGTCCGGCAAACAGGCGGGCGCCACGTGGGTTGCCCGCCGTTTTCCTGTACAGGTTGGCCGCGGCTCACAGAACGGCCTGCGGCTTGAGGAAGATGGTGTTTGGGAGAAGCATTTCGTCCTGGATTGCGACGCGGCCGAAGGCTTCATTCTGAGAACGGAGGCCCAGGCCCTGGTGCGCGTCAACGGCCAGGCTGTCGAACGGCTTTCCCTGCGAAACGGGGACCTTGTCCAACTCGGTTCGGCCAGCCTGCAATTCTGGCTTGGGGATACCCGCCAAAGGGCGTTGGGGCTGCGCGAGGCGGTCTCCTGGGCGTCCATCTGCTTGGTTACCCTGGCCCAAATCGCCTTGCTTTACTGGCTCCTGCAATGA
- a CDS encoding sulfite exporter TauE/SafE family protein gives MHFPIAGVVINPFYLIGVGFIVGILGGFFGVGGSFLAGPALFAAGVPMNFVVGTDLAHIVGKSIVAARKHRALGNIDIKLGSIMVGGTIAGVEAGAQLIQALKRAADIDAVVGWTFVVILTGISVFMSWESIKTLRSHGPGGRSRPGAHPSGRDHSAAAHIWRAVHRISLPPHISLPVSGIKRISIWAVLLVAFVGGFFSGFLGGGAGYIRMPCFIYLLGIPTHIAIGTDLFEIIISASYGTLTHALKGNVDILIALVMHTGAAIGAQMGATLTQYFVGPRIRLAFIPLPIIGALIMIHGLMMGHHGH, from the coding sequence ATGCACTTTCCCATCGCCGGCGTAGTTATCAATCCATTTTATCTGATCGGCGTGGGCTTTATTGTCGGCATCTTGGGCGGCTTTTTCGGCGTTGGGGGCAGCTTTTTGGCCGGTCCCGCCCTCTTTGCCGCCGGTGTGCCGATGAATTTTGTGGTGGGCACTGACCTGGCCCATATCGTGGGAAAATCAATCGTGGCGGCGCGCAAACATCGCGCGTTGGGCAACATCGATATCAAGCTGGGCTCGATTATGGTGGGCGGCACGATCGCCGGTGTGGAGGCCGGAGCGCAATTGATCCAAGCCTTGAAGCGCGCTGCAGATATCGACGCGGTCGTCGGCTGGACGTTTGTGGTGATCCTGACCGGCATTTCCGTGTTTATGAGCTGGGAGAGCATCAAGACCCTGCGCTCGCATGGCCCAGGGGGGCGCTCACGACCGGGGGCGCATCCATCTGGCCGCGATCATTCCGCAGCGGCCCACATTTGGCGCGCGGTGCATCGGATTAGTCTGCCCCCGCATATCAGCCTGCCGGTCTCGGGGATTAAGCGCATCTCAATTTGGGCGGTGTTGCTGGTGGCTTTTGTCGGTGGTTTCTTCAGCGGGTTTTTGGGTGGCGGCGCCGGCTATATCCGGATGCCGTGTTTTATTTATCTTTTGGGCATACCCACTCATATCGCTATTGGAACAGACCTCTTTGAGATCATCATCTCCGCCAGTTATGGCACTCTCACACACGCTCTTAAAGGCAATGTCGATATCCTCATTGCCCTGGTCATGCACACCGGCGCCGCTATTGGCGCTCAAATGGGCGCTACCCTGACCCAGTATTTCGTCGGCCCTCGCATCCGCCTGGCGTTCATCCCGCTGCCCATTATCGGAGCGCTCATCATGATCCATGGCCTCATGATGGGACACCACGGCCACTGA
- a CDS encoding tetrahydrofolate dehydrogenase/cyclohydrolase catalytic domain-containing protein — MAPANLIDGRAIARQLQSELAGRIATLKSRGIEPGLAFVRVGEDPASKVYVGRKEKTCHELAIYSETHVLPQSASEAELLALISRLNVNRRLHGILVQAPLPAHIRASRVYSSLSPEKDVDGFHPVNMGKLMLGDTTGFVPCTPAGIRELLTRSEITISGAEVVILGRGNIVGKPMAALLCQKEKNANATVTLCHSGTRDIGTHCQRADILIAAMGVAQFVKSDMVKPGAAVIDVGVNRIVDASAPSGSRLAGDVDFAAVQPIAGKITPNPGGVGPMTIAMLMHNTVRAAESSVQSTSTR; from the coding sequence ATGGCGCCGGCCAACCTAATTGACGGGCGCGCCATCGCTCGCCAACTCCAGAGCGAATTGGCCGGACGCATTGCCACTCTCAAATCGCGCGGCATCGAGCCGGGCCTGGCTTTCGTGCGCGTCGGCGAAGACCCCGCCTCCAAAGTCTATGTTGGCCGGAAGGAAAAGACGTGCCACGAATTGGCTATCTATTCCGAAACGCACGTACTCCCCCAGAGCGCCAGCGAAGCGGAGTTGCTGGCATTAATCTCCAGGCTCAACGTCAATCGGCGCCTGCACGGAATTCTGGTTCAAGCGCCGCTCCCGGCCCACATTCGCGCCTCGCGCGTTTATTCGAGCCTGTCGCCCGAGAAGGACGTCGATGGTTTTCATCCGGTCAATATGGGAAAGCTGATGTTGGGTGATACTACCGGGTTCGTGCCGTGCACTCCGGCGGGCATTCGCGAGTTGCTCACGCGCTCTGAAATCACCATCAGCGGCGCGGAGGTGGTCATTTTAGGGCGCGGTAACATTGTCGGCAAACCGATGGCGGCCCTGTTGTGCCAAAAAGAAAAAAATGCCAACGCCACCGTAACGTTGTGCCATTCGGGCACGCGGGACATCGGGACGCATTGCCAGCGGGCGGACATCCTGATCGCGGCGATGGGGGTCGCGCAGTTCGTCAAATCCGATATGGTCAAGCCGGGCGCAGCAGTGATTGACGTTGGAGTCAATCGAATCGTTGATGCTTCAGCCCCAAGCGGCTCGCGTTTGGCAGGGGATGTGGATTTCGCGGCCGTGCAACCGATTGCCGGCAAGATCACCCCCAACCCAGGCGGCGTTGGGCCCATGACCATCGCCATGCTGATGCACAATACCGTCCGGGCTGCCGAGTCCAGTGTGCAATCAACTTCCACCAGATGA
- a CDS encoding small basic protein produces the protein MSQHRSLRAAATLGGKRNVLKRFERLELLKKRGQWKPGDRITGLRKTKGEA, from the coding sequence ATGTCACAACACCGGAGTTTGCGCGCCGCCGCCACCTTGGGGGGCAAACGCAATGTGCTGAAACGCTTTGAACGATTGGAGTTGTTGAAAAAGCGCGGTCAATGGAAACCGGGTGATCGCATCACCGGCTTGCGCAAAACCAAGGGCGAGGCCTAA
- a CDS encoding universal stress protein, which yields MSATIEKKTDAGPLRMLLCSDGSEQADRAVRVGAAIAAGCQAAVTLLGIVENPGNFNSILESLKRGQALLEDKKIHAELITKAGEPLEEIIHRTEEAAYDLVVIGAVRKETRGLFWMSSKSYKIIKEIKPPVLIVAGQVATIKRVLICSGGKRYIDDAVRLTGQIAHGAQAVVTLLHVMPEPPAIFAGLPRIEQTSAWLLESPSELGRNLRHEKEMLESMGVTAEVRLRHGPVLEEILREVQRGDYDLVVTGSALSRSLRTYMLGDISREIVNRANRAVLVVRSRHKPLVPSWRLPSWFGGGQRSKPLAD from the coding sequence ATGAGCGCCACAATAGAAAAGAAAACAGATGCAGGCCCGCTCCGAATGCTCCTGTGCAGCGATGGCTCGGAGCAAGCGGACCGCGCCGTCCGCGTGGGCGCCGCCATCGCCGCCGGATGCCAGGCCGCGGTCACGTTGCTGGGGATTGTGGAAAACCCTGGCAATTTCAATTCCATTCTCGAGTCGCTCAAGCGCGGACAAGCTCTGCTGGAAGATAAGAAAATCCATGCCGAACTCATCACCAAGGCGGGCGAGCCGCTCGAGGAGATTATCCACCGAACGGAAGAGGCCGCCTATGACCTGGTGGTCATTGGCGCCGTGCGCAAGGAAACCCGCGGCTTATTCTGGATGTCCTCCAAATCCTACAAGATCATCAAAGAAATCAAGCCCCCCGTGCTCATCGTTGCGGGCCAGGTCGCCACTATCAAGCGGGTGCTCATTTGCAGCGGCGGCAAGCGCTATATCGATGACGCCGTCCGGTTGACCGGCCAAATTGCCCATGGCGCCCAGGCCGTCGTGACGCTGTTGCACGTGATGCCTGAGCCCCCGGCTATTTTTGCGGGCCTGCCTCGAATCGAACAGACCTCCGCCTGGTTGCTCGAATCCCCTTCGGAACTGGGCCGTAATTTGCGGCACGAAAAAGAGATGCTCGAATCCATGGGAGTGACCGCCGAGGTCCGCCTGCGCCATGGGCCGGTCTTGGAAGAAATTCTGCGCGAGGTGCAACGCGGTGATTATGACCTGGTGGTGACCGGGTCGGCACTCAGCCGCAGCTTGCGCACCTACATGTTGGGCGATATCAGCCGTGAAATCGTCAACCGCGCCAACCGCGCCGTCCTGGTCGTGCGCAGCCGCCACAAACCCCTTGTCCCATCGTGGCGATTGCCAAGCTGGTTCGGGGGCGGGCAACGCTCTAAACCGTTAGCAGATTAG
- a CDS encoding polysaccharide biosynthesis/export family protein has product MSASKLAGGWRAVCGLVFGVLLLAGCKSGAGDPRFADMPGGPAGSSAIASPAIAAPAPVTGAAMDPGSMDQTNVLDVLHPNDAVIITFSDLPVPQPPISDRVKEDGTITLIQNQTFQAAGKTRRDLEKEIRARYVPDYFKTMTVQVEHAEQSRFYYVGGEVKLPARQIYISRITVLKAIQSAGDFTDFARKRGVVLTRANGKTVTVNCVRAQRHPELDLEIFPGDKIWVPRRNPFW; this is encoded by the coding sequence ATGAGCGCAAGCAAGTTGGCGGGCGGTTGGAGGGCAGTGTGCGGTTTGGTGTTTGGCGTATTATTGCTGGCCGGATGCAAGAGCGGCGCGGGTGACCCGCGCTTCGCGGACATGCCGGGAGGGCCGGCTGGCTCCTCGGCGATTGCCTCGCCGGCAATTGCCGCCCCGGCTCCTGTCACAGGGGCCGCCATGGACCCAGGGTCCATGGACCAAACCAACGTCCTTGACGTGCTGCACCCCAATGACGCCGTGATTATCACGTTCAGCGATCTGCCAGTCCCACAGCCGCCCATCTCGGACCGGGTCAAGGAAGACGGCACCATTACTTTAATCCAGAACCAGACGTTCCAGGCCGCTGGCAAAACCCGCCGCGATTTGGAGAAGGAGATTCGCGCGCGGTATGTCCCGGATTACTTCAAGACCATGACCGTCCAAGTCGAGCATGCCGAACAGAGCCGGTTTTATTATGTGGGCGGTGAGGTGAAACTGCCTGCTCGCCAGATTTACATCAGCCGCATCACAGTCCTGAAGGCCATTCAATCTGCAGGTGATTTTACAGACTTTGCCAGAAAACGAGGCGTCGTTTTGACCCGCGCCAATGGCAAGACGGTCACAGTCAATTGCGTTCGGGCCCAGCGGCATCCGGAACTGGACCTCGAGATTTTTCCTGGAGACAAAATCTGGGTGCCGCGCCGCAATCCGTTCTGGTAA